The following is a genomic window from Danaus plexippus chromosome 28, MEX_DaPlex, whole genome shotgun sequence.
CCTGATAGATTATatactacatataaataaaatgtagcaTTAGCGTACAaaaccttatattatatttataagctAACTACTTATTAAATCTATACGTTGATTCCCAATATCTATCAACAGGTGGCAGCACCGTCAACGGGGTCAATGGTCACGATACAACGGAGAAACATGAatgttttgtgtttatatCAACTAAACTGGCCTCGGAGATAACACTCACTATAGGGCAGGCATTCGACTTGGCTTATAGGTGATTATGATATGAATCATGTAATACTTATTCCAAGTTACTAAACTGATCTCATacgagagaaaaaaataatattaactttgaaaggaaacttgtatattttatttactattagaaaattattgttgcaaataatatatatatttatatttgaggatttttaaatattaaaaaaaatggaatggcaatgtaaatattttttataatttccagGCGGTTTTTGAACGATAATGGGAAATACATCGAAATGCAAAAACTGACCTTACAGAACAAGAAGCTCGAAATGCAAATGAACGCTTACAAGAATCGCTTacaggtaaataaaatgtatttgacaAACAGTATGTTAAAGCCCATATTAAcgcgttatatatatatatcactaatAACCTATAtacgatatattattttcaggaGTTATCAAAAATAACGTACAAGGATGACCTCTCGTCCTACCTCAGCCGTCACAATCTCTCGGACATCACAGAGTTCAAGTGTCCAGAACTAGACGCTCAACTGACGGCCATCAATACAACATTAGCTAATGGGAAGACGGACACCggtacgtatatttttattatacactgCACTGGCTGAATGCAATGTgcaagtttatatatatgtataatgttggCTGAATGTAATGAGTACATTGACAGTAACGCCATCTGTTGGCAGAGAGATGTAAATGCATGGATGGcacattttgataatatttctttatattctgacaaaaaaaatacacatatatacatatatagatatatataagttgttatattttatatttattcaaaattacattggtcaggattttttaatataaaacaaaattgaattaaatttatatttttatagtgatCTTATTGAACTAATTACctgttgtatataattcaaattaaaataccacACAAGATATTTcctaaacaattttaatcagCAATGtctggaatttaaaaaaaaataacgtaaatattataaagtaatataatgtatagttctttaataaattctatatattattaaaggtgATGCCACGTCCACTAACTCAGCGGACACATTCAGTTCCAATGACAACAACCTACTGCTGTCAACACCACCACCAACACACAACGGTAGAAACAATACTGGgtatgtcattttaattaatatatgtttgtgtgtgtgtatatatatatatatatatatatatataatattttaatatttcagtaaacTGCTTGGAGATCTGACAAATAAGAATCCAGTTGTCGGTACGAAGTTGGAAGGACTGCTTCTACACTCGGACTCTGATAGTGGtgagaattaaaaatagatacatatatcatataagtTTGTATACAAGTCTACATACAAActctttaatatacataatgttgccacattaaaaaaatatatacatttaagtcgggtaaatagtaattataagtGTTGCTAGTTTAAGAGACCATTgcattatttgtttatcttttaacattgttaatataattcttgGTTTAGATTTCGACCCGCGCGCTTTCGAGTCGGAGCCGAGCCCGCGATGCCCGGTCACAGCGCCGCCGCTCTGTAAGTCAAAAAGATCACACCACataaacataatatgaaataatatcgactaattaacttaattaaaataaaataagactttCCATATAATGACCAATTAATTCATGACTTTTTAAAGTGAAaccgaattttaaataatcaaaatatattctgcatttctaacgtgtattaaaaattaatgaaattgatttttccacaaaaaaaaaaacaatatatctatatatgtttACTTATCATACCCATATTAAgtggtaattaatattttagcatattttatacattactgTTATCATGATTGCATATCACCAATCAACGGTACATTGACATATAATgcgatatattaatatataaatatgtcaacAGTGGCGCCACCACCGAAAGCTTCCAAACGACCACAACCACAACCACAGCCGCAGCCACAGCCACAGCCACAACCACAGAACGGCAGCGACCTATTCGGTTCATCACCGTTCACACCACAACAATCACCCAACCAGCAGTTCCAAACGAGCAAACCCAACTATGACATCAGCGACTTCAACCTACAGAACTCCGTTTTCAACAACACGTTCACCAACGGCCTCACCAGCTACGACCCCTTCGTCACACAGAACACATCAAACATATTTGGCAACCTCAACAACAGCTTCAACGGCTTCGGCAACCTCAGTGACAAACAGACGGTCGAACTGAACAGCAACTTTAATGGTTTCCTCGATAAGACCATATCTGAAATGaaggtaatattaaattatttatatatgtatggtgCTAAGTAACAACTGAATGATAGaagctaatataataaaactatctaCCTTCGCACTAActgatatcatattatttaagtataataacaattaaaagtataacaagttcataagttatatatatatgtaactcatataaaatttgaccGATTTCAAAAAAGGagtttcaatttatatgtatgtatggctatgtcaatatattaattcatagcAGAATTTTCGAtatcaagcaaaattattataatatgtatatatatatatattatatatatatatattttaaattaatatcattaatgtttaatataattttatattttcattagctTGATAAACGGTGAGTGAGTGAGTTAGTTGATGACAGcataaataatgttagttgtattaaaatttatgatatttttttctttctcagGACGGCTTTAGCCGAGGGATAAGTTTTGGTAACGACGACTTCTCAATAGACAATTTGGATCCattgaagaaaaattaagaaggaatattataattattataacttgtataaacaataaacgaatgcaatatttttttttttagcgaAAGACGTAATGTTGCCATGTTGGTTACAAAAATACGTGATAGTAGAAATATAGAATCTCGGAATTtaatgacaatatatatatattattttttttcgatacCGGAAGTGcctttttgaaaacaaaaatatttgaagcctCAAATTATTCTGtgataatt
Proteins encoded in this region:
- the LOC116776155 gene encoding PTB domain-containing adapter protein ced-6 isoform X2 — encoded protein: MSTLLFWQGKGKTNGANGRNWIHAPDALVKGHVAYLVKFLGCTQVDQPKGIEVVKDAIKKLQFTQQLKKSETKDAAKCKKVEITVSVDGVAIQEPRTNNVMYQFPLHRISYCADDKGAKKYFSFIAKGGSTVNGVNGHDTTEKHECFVFISTKLASEITLTIGQAFDLAYRRFLNDNGKYIEMQKLTLQNKKLEMQMNAYKNRLQELSKITYKDDLSSYLSRHNLSDITEFKCPELDAQLTAINTTLANGKTDTGDATSTNSADTFSSNDNNLLLSTPPPTHNGRNNTGKLLGDLTNKNPVVGTKLEGLLLHSDSDSDFDPRAFESEPSPRCPVTAPPLLAPPPKASKRPQPQPQPQPQPQPQPQNGSDLFGSSPFTPQQSPNQQFQTSKPNYDISDFNLQNSVFNNTFTNGLTSYDPFVTQNTSNIFGNLNNSFNGFGNLSDKQTVELNSNFNGFLDKTISEMKDGFSRGISFGNDDFSIDNLDPLKKN
- the LOC116776155 gene encoding PTB domain-containing adapter protein ced-6 isoform X1 yields the protein MAEGDVPLVTSFGGTEIEYGANGNKVSKNSRMSTLLFWQGKGKTNGANGRNWIHAPDALVKGHVAYLVKFLGCTQVDQPKGIEVVKDAIKKLQFTQQLKKSETKDAAKCKKVEITVSVDGVAIQEPRTNNVMYQFPLHRISYCADDKGAKKYFSFIAKGGSTVNGVNGHDTTEKHECFVFISTKLASEITLTIGQAFDLAYRRFLNDNGKYIEMQKLTLQNKKLEMQMNAYKNRLQELSKITYKDDLSSYLSRHNLSDITEFKCPELDAQLTAINTTLANGKTDTGDATSTNSADTFSSNDNNLLLSTPPPTHNGRNNTGKLLGDLTNKNPVVGTKLEGLLLHSDSDSDFDPRAFESEPSPRCPVTAPPLLAPPPKASKRPQPQPQPQPQPQPQPQNGSDLFGSSPFTPQQSPNQQFQTSKPNYDISDFNLQNSVFNNTFTNGLTSYDPFVTQNTSNIFGNLNNSFNGFGNLSDKQTVELNSNFNGFLDKTISEMKDGFSRGISFGNDDFSIDNLDPLKKN